From Vanrija pseudolonga chromosome 1, complete sequence, a single genomic window includes:
- the pi071_0 gene encoding putative protein, which translates to MESAEASAAAAADTVAAAADLLPAVPDAQYHHRVPQHPFNTHLFVNTLERAAVPAPNARVLMEGVRGLITARTQRAVDTQLSVEEMDNNAYLFKAALSELRTEMSTRARNDGLKLRAVANAIRREVDGLDQTIKESVLQMKHDIEIDMNNRKAETTAELKRFDIAVEEINNKFTISLGELRTDIESSKWDATRRAIAVIITLVMFGVVMSTVTMGAAKEEKEKAEKEEKEKAAMKDAAVGPDEHLDDHAYEHAAHHVDPALNSRVDQLLVDRAVLDRDILAGKALAKKEKEKEAGRI; encoded by the exons ATGGAGTCCGCCGAAGCGTccgcagcggccgcagcTGACACGgtcgctgcggctgccgacCTGCTCCCCGCGGTCCCAGACGCGCAGTACCACCACCGCGTGCCGCAGCACCCGTTCAACACGCACCTGTTCGTCAAcaccctcgagcgcgccgctgtgCCCGCCCCAAATGCGCGCGTGCTGATGGAGGGCGTGCGCGGCCTGAtcacggcgcgcacgcagcGCGCAGTCGACACGCAGCTGTCCGTCGAGGAGATGGACAACAACGCGTACCTCTTCAAAGCGGCGCTCAGCGAGCTGCGTACCGAGatgagcacgcgcgcgaggaacGACGGGCtcaagctgcgcgcggtgGCCAACGCCAtccgccgcgaggtcgacgggcTGGACCAGACGATCAAGGAGAGCGTGCTGCAGATGAAGCACGA CATCGAAATCGACATGAACAAccgcaaggccgagacgacggccgagctcaagcgcTTCGACATCGCAGTCGAGGAGATCAACAACAAGTTCAccatctcgctcggcgagctccgcACCGACATTGAAAGCAGTAAATgggacgcgacgcggcgtgccATCGCGGTGATTATCACGCTGGTCATGTTCGGCGTCGTCATGTCGACGGTCACGATGGGCGCTGcgaaggaggagaaggagaaggcggagaaggaggagaaggagaaggcggcgATGAAGGACGCCGCGGTGGGCCCggacgagcacctcgacgaccacgcgtacgagcacgcggcgcacCATGTCGACCCGGCCCTCAACTCGCGCGTCGACCAGCTGCTCGTGGACCGTGCGGTTCTCGACCGGGATATCTTGGCTGGCAAGGCTTtggccaagaaggagaaggagaaggaggcgggCAGGATATAA